Below is a genomic region from Nitrospinaceae bacterium.
GTCCGCTTGCAAATGCAGGTTTTGAAAAAAGCGATGTCCGGGAACTTTCCCGCCATCTTGGGCTGACCACCTCGGAAAAACCGGCCATGCCCTGCCTGTCCTCCCGCGTTCCTTACGGAGAACCGATTTCGCCGGAAAAACTATTCATGATCGAACGAGCAGAGGATCTGTTGCTCTCCCTGGGATTCACCCAGCTCAGAGTTCGGCATCACGGGGACACTGCCCGCATCGAACTGTTAAAAGAAGAAATGCCGAAAATAATGGACGATTCCGTCGCCGAAACCGTTCGCGGGCGTTTTAAACAGATCGGTTTCAAAAACGTGACGTTGGACCTGGAAGGGTTCAGGTCGGGAAAGTTGAATGACGGTCTCAAAGAGATCAATCAGGAAAGGAAAGAGACATGTTTCAAGTCGAGTTGAGACCGGAGATCAAGAAACAGCTGAAAGACCCGGAAAAATTCGCGAAGGGTCTCGCCACGGTGTACACGGGCCTGGTCCTCGCCATGAGCGGTGTCGGGATCATGCTGTTTTTATTCTTTACCAAACCGGAGAATGTGCTTCACCCAACGTGGTTGATGCTTTTGGGCCTGGGAGTCGCCGCCTGGGGCGAATGGATGAAATACAGAGCCAAATAAATCCGCTCTCCTTCAAATGATGGATCTTCGTTCGGTCACTTCGTTTCATCCTCACTTGAATCTTTACCATCCTTGCTTTGCGCTTTGCGCCCCAGCTCCAATGACCGTTTGGTGGCCATTTCCACCGCATTCATCAGCGTGGTCCGCAAACCTCCTTTCTCCAGAGTATGAAGCCCGGAAATAGAAGTCCCGCCCGGTGAAGTCACCATATCCTTCAACTCGCCCGTATGCTTCCCGCTCTCACGCGCCAGTTTGGCGGACCCCAAAACCGTCTGGATGGTCAACGCATTGGCAACATCCCGGGACAAGCCCATTTTGACTCCCGCGTCGGAAAGCGCCTCGATGATCATAAATATATAAGCCGGACCACTGCCGCTCAATCCGGTGACCGCGTCCAAATGGACTTCATCGACATCCACGGTTTTCCCCACCGCTTCAAACAAACGGTGCGTGATCTGAATGTCGACCTTGGAAACGTTTTCCCCGGCCGCAATCGCGGTGACTCCTTCTTGAACCAGTGCCGGAGTGTTGGGCATGGTTCTCACGACATTGTATTTTCTGTCCTGCCCTTCTTTCAAGACACCTAAAATCACTGAAATGGGCACTCCCGCCGCGACAGACACCAGAAGTTTTTTCGCGTCTATGAGGTCCCGGACGTCATTTAAAACTTTTTTCACCATCTGGGGTTTCACCGCCAAAATCAGAATGTCACTTTTTTCGACCACCTCACGGTTGTCCGTGGTCACTTTGACTTTGTACTCGGAATGCAAAAAATCGAGCCGGGCGGACACCACATCGGACACAACGATACTTTTAGCTTCGATGAATGAGGCGGATATCAGACCCTTGATCATGGCCTCCGCCATGTTGCCCCCGCCGATAAACCCCACTTTTTTGCTTCTCAGCACGATAAAACCACCTTTGGTTGGTCGATAATATTATAAAAATCATGGTACCCATTGGCTTGCTCAGGCCGTCCGCTCGCCAAAGATCGCCGTCCCCACTCGGACCAGGGTGGCCCCTTCTTCAATCGCCACCGGGAAGTCATGGGACATGCCCATGGACAGTTCTTGCAAATAAACGCCCTCTATGGCCAATTCGGCCATTTGATCGCGGAGCCCGAGCAACTGTGAAAAGACATCGCGGGATTGTTCCGGGTCGGGAGCAAAGGGAGGAATCGTCATCAACCCTTCAACACGAACGGCCTGCATTTTCGAAACCGCCCGTAAAGTAGCCTCAAGATCTTCCGGGGCGACCCCGGATTTGGAAGCTTCGCCGGAAACGTTGACCTGAATTAAAATACGCGTTACGAGGGACCTGGCCCGGCTTTTCTCATCGATCACTCTGGCTAGATCAACGCTGTCCACGGAATGAATCAGATCGAAGTGGCCGATGACATGCTTGACCTTGTTCTTCTGCAAATGGCCGATCAAATGCCAGGCAAATCCGTCCCGTCCCAGATGGTTGATTTTCTCCAGGGCCTCCTGCACGCGGTTTTCACCAAACAGGTTTGCGCCGGCTTTTTGCGCTTCGATTATTTTATCTTCCGTGACGGTTTTGCTGACCGCGACGAGACGAACGCTTTTCGGATCGCGTCCGGCTTTTTTTGCAGCCTCAGTTATCTTGGCGTTCACCCATGCCAGCTTATCTGATATCAAGAAGCATACTTCCTGTGGCAATACCCGTGAATTGAAAAGCGGAGTGCATCAAAATCTTTAAAATTCCCGTTGTCTCTTCAATAAAGAGCATCTTCGCCCCGTTCTCCAGTTCTGATCCGGACCGCATCTTCAACGGGAAGAACAAATATCTTTCCATCACCCATATTGCCCGACTGGACAGTTGTTACCAGCGTATTCACCACCTCATCGACAGCGGTGTCTTCCAGAACAATAGAGATTTCCACCCTGGGGTGAAACACAGGCACTTTGGAGCCAGGGGCCGATTTCAATTGGCTCAACGGCTTGCCAATTCCCTTGACATCCATGACCGAAAGACCGG
It encodes:
- a CDS encoding pyrroline-5-carboxylate reductase; protein product: MLRSKKVGFIGGGNMAEAMIKGLISASFIEAKSIVVSDVVSARLDFLHSEYKVKVTTDNREVVEKSDILILAVKPQMVKKVLNDVRDLIDAKKLLVSVAAGVPISVILGVLKEGQDRKYNVVRTMPNTPALVQEGVTAIAAGENVSKVDIQITHRLFEAVGKTVDVDEVHLDAVTGLSGSGPAYIFMIIEALSDAGVKMGLSRDVANALTIQTVLGSAKLARESGKHTGELKDMVTSPGGTSISGLHTLEKGGLRTTLMNAVEMATKRSLELGRKAQSKDGKDSSEDETK
- the yggS gene encoding YggS family pyridoxal phosphate enzyme, producing MISDKLAWVNAKITEAAKKAGRDPKSVRLVAVSKTVTEDKIIEAQKAGANLFGENRVQEALEKINHLGRDGFAWHLIGHLQKNKVKHVIGHFDLIHSVDSVDLARVIDEKSRARSLVTRILIQVNVSGEASKSGVAPEDLEATLRAVSKMQAVRVEGLMTIPPFAPDPEQSRDVFSQLLGLRDQMAELAIEGVYLQELSMGMSHDFPVAIEEGATLVRVGTAIFGERTA
- the glnB_2 gene encoding nitrogen regulatory protein P-II, translating into MKMIKCYIRHEKLEAVREKLFELGVPGLSVMDVKGIGKPLSQLKSAPGSKVPVFHPRVEISIVLEDTAVDEVVNTLVTTVQSGNMGDGKIFVLPVEDAVRIRTGERGEDALY